A genomic window from Salvia miltiorrhiza cultivar Shanhuang (shh) chromosome 5, IMPLAD_Smil_shh, whole genome shotgun sequence includes:
- the LOC131026398 gene encoding uncharacterized protein LOC131026398 isoform X2, with the protein MCSPAIKGSMNMNSWRNCNFQKQDEAVLYTSVIQESGAPHLDDKDRSSGTCVFGAENRKPKNDILIDEMLQLKESCSSFYNQDYLDKIKELQFYVDKVKRFTRPGCSAEALDVALSSISSLVDTLSAMSSKQLILHASL; encoded by the exons ATGTGCTCCCCGGCAATTAAGGGCTCAATGAATATGAACTCATGGCGTAATTGCAATTTTCAGAAGCAG GACGAAGCTGTTCTATATACATCTGTCATTCAAGAATCTGGTGCTCCTCATCTAGATGACAAAGATCGATCCTCAGGGACATG CGTATTTGGTGCAGAGAACAGAAAGCCTAAAAATGATATCTTAATTGACGAAATGCTGCAGCTGAAGGAATCGTGTTCTAGCTTTTACAATCAGGATTATCTTGATAAGATCAAGGAATTGCAGTTTTATGTTGATAAG GTGAAGAGATTCACAAGACCCGGTTGTTCGGCAGAAGCTTTGGATGTTGCCTTGAGCTCGATTTCCTCCCTTGTCGATACACTATCAGCAATGTCTTCCAAACAGCTTATTCTTCACGCATCGCTTTGA
- the LOC131025778 gene encoding LOW QUALITY PROTEIN: acyl transferase 4-like (The sequence of the model RefSeq protein was modified relative to this genomic sequence to represent the inferred CDS: inserted 1 base in 1 codon): RAPIPYDSLLPPPSPQTAGVDPLVQMQVTQFGCGGFVMGLIFCHGICDGLGAAQFFNAVGEMARGAKAPSTAPEWCRNFLPRSPPSAPLSLAILVSDYQLEPAIIDVSMDEIKKLKQEFQQRSGKRCSTIEMVATMLWRQRTEAIRLDEETEVKLVFFANCRHVVEPPLPEGFYGNCFFPVSMSARSGKVVAKNVYEVVEVIKGKARLAEEFGKWVRGXMRDPFAPPLEYRTLFISEWGLGFMEVDYGWGKL; the protein is encoded by the exons cggGCCCCTATCCCCTATGACAGCCTACTGCCTCCTCCGTCGCCACAAACTGCCGGCGTAGATCCTCTAGTGCAAATGCAGGTAACACAATTTGGTTGCGGGGGATTCGTGATGGGGCTGATATTTTGCCACGGCATATGCGACGGGCTCGGCGCGGCGCAGTTCTTCAACGCGGTCGGAGAAATGGCTAGAGGGGCTAAGGCACCGAGTACCGCGCCGGAGTGGTGCCGAAATTTCCTCCCACGATCGCCGCCATCAGCGCCACTCTCCCTAGCTATTCTCGTCTCGGACTACCAGCTAGAGCCGGCCATAATCGATGTATCCATGGATGAAATCAAAAAGCTGAAACAGGAATTCCAACAGCGGAGCGGGAAGAGGTGCTCCACAATCGAGATGGTGGCAACAATGCTGTGGCGGCAGCGCACGGAGGCGATCAGACTGGACGAGGAGACGGAGGTGAAGCTGGTGTTCTTCGCGAACTGCAGGCATGTGGTGGAGCCGCCGCTGCCGGAGGGGTTCTACGGCAACTGTTTCTTCCCCGTGAGCATGAGCGCGAGGAGCGGCAAGGTGGTGGCGAAGAACGTGTACGAGGTGGTGGAGGTGATCAAGGGGAAGGCGCGGCTGGCGGAGGAGTTTGGGAAGTGGGTGAGGG AGATGAGGGACCCATTCGCTCCGCCGCTGGAATACCGGACGCTCTTCATATCGGAGTGGGGGCTGGGGTTCATGGAGGTGGACTATGGCTGGGGGAAGCTATAA
- the LOC131026398 gene encoding uncharacterized protein LOC131026398 isoform X1 has protein sequence MCSPAIKGSMNMNSWRNCNFQKQDEAVLYTSVIQESGAPHLDDKDRSSGTWFDVFGAENRKPKNDILIDEMLQLKESCSSFYNQDYLDKIKELQFYVDKVKRFTRPGCSAEALDVALSSISSLVDTLSAMSSKQLILHASL, from the exons ATGTGCTCCCCGGCAATTAAGGGCTCAATGAATATGAACTCATGGCGTAATTGCAATTTTCAGAAGCAG GACGAAGCTGTTCTATATACATCTGTCATTCAAGAATCTGGTGCTCCTCATCTAGATGACAAAGATCGATCCTCAGGGACATGGTTTGA CGTATTTGGTGCAGAGAACAGAAAGCCTAAAAATGATATCTTAATTGACGAAATGCTGCAGCTGAAGGAATCGTGTTCTAGCTTTTACAATCAGGATTATCTTGATAAGATCAAGGAATTGCAGTTTTATGTTGATAAG GTGAAGAGATTCACAAGACCCGGTTGTTCGGCAGAAGCTTTGGATGTTGCCTTGAGCTCGATTTCCTCCCTTGTCGATACACTATCAGCAATGTCTTCCAAACAGCTTATTCTTCACGCATCGCTTTGA